One genomic segment of [Phormidium] sp. ETS-05 includes these proteins:
- a CDS encoding DUF3368 domain-containing protein: protein MGILLVAKRRGWVTAIRPILDNLIEEAGFRLRDSLYAEALAAAGE from the coding sequence TTGGGTATTTTACTCGTAGCTAAACGCCGGGGATGGGTGACAGCGATTCGGCCAATTTTGGATAATCTGATTGAGGAAGCGGGTTTTCGCTTGCGCGATTCCTTATATGCAGAGGCATTAGCTGCTGCAGGTGAATAA
- a CDS encoding UPF0175 family protein, which produces MQEIVLMLFQTDKISLGKAAEMLNISQISFQKMLADRGITIHYDVTELQEDIEHFTAKGWL; this is translated from the coding sequence ATGCAAGAAATTGTTTTGATGCTTTTTCAAACCGATAAAATTAGTTTAGGAAAAGCAGCAGAAATGCTCAATATATCCCAGATTAGTTTTCAAAAAATGCTGGCAGACCGGGGGATTACCATTCATTATGATGTGACGGAATTGCAGGAAGATATCGAGCATTTCACCGCCAAGGGGTGGCTATGA
- a CDS encoding F420-0:Gamma-glutamyl ligase, producing MAETIFTGLGVAALIVGAGGLGIEWQHRRRPGNKLDLTPGQWQQEFLSDDRLQIVGVMEFRNQTTSLEIMLPEVRANITLLSGGSLEGITYRTQIIPMHPDAPAREDGYWFGYIVKVGKTTRMKVVFDISGPNLDKLKAAWVRVDYLTYGPQGRIPKVRHVVVPLQFPDAAAAPKWREVPEARSKIAPIKTHLLTNSDDPVEVVKRYVLPHAQPGDVVTIGETPIAIMQGRFIDPAEVKPGWVAKRICYFFMPTSSLATACGMQSLVDIVGPVRVVAAFLVGAIAKIFGKPGVFYQLAGEQARLIDDVTGTLPPYDQFIVLGPDDPAQVAARIKRETGLSAAIVDVNDLKAVKILAATPDISPALLEQSLRSNPAGNADEQTPVVLIRPM from the coding sequence ATCGCGGAAACCATATTCACCGGATTGGGAGTTGCGGCTCTGATTGTGGGAGCTGGCGGATTAGGTATCGAGTGGCAACATCGGCGGCGTCCGGGGAACAAACTAGACTTAACTCCCGGCCAATGGCAACAAGAATTTCTCTCAGACGATCGGCTTCAGATAGTCGGGGTGATGGAATTCCGCAACCAGACCACCAGCCTGGAAATTATGCTCCCAGAGGTGCGGGCAAATATTACCCTCCTATCGGGTGGCAGTCTTGAGGGCATCACCTACCGGACTCAAATCATACCCATGCACCCAGATGCTCCAGCCAGAGAAGATGGATACTGGTTTGGCTATATTGTCAAGGTGGGTAAGACCACGCGGATGAAAGTGGTGTTTGATATCTCCGGCCCCAATTTAGACAAACTGAAGGCGGCTTGGGTGCGGGTAGATTACCTCACTTACGGTCCCCAGGGACGGATTCCCAAAGTGCGCCATGTGGTGGTGCCTTTGCAATTCCCGGATGCGGCGGCGGCTCCCAAGTGGCGCGAGGTGCCCGAGGCGCGGAGCAAGATTGCGCCGATTAAAACGCATTTGCTCACCAACTCTGATGACCCGGTGGAAGTGGTAAAACGCTATGTATTGCCGCACGCCCAGCCGGGGGATGTGGTGACAATTGGGGAGACACCGATCGCAATTATGCAAGGGCGGTTTATCGACCCGGCGGAGGTGAAACCAGGTTGGGTAGCGAAACGGATTTGCTATTTCTTTATGCCTACTTCCAGTTTGGCTACAGCCTGCGGGATGCAGTCTTTGGTGGATATTGTCGGACCGGTGCGGGTGGTGGCGGCGTTTTTGGTGGGGGCGATCGCCAAAATCTTCGGCAAGCCGGGAGTTTTCTATCAGCTAGCAGGGGAGCAAGCGCGACTCATCGACGATGTAACCGGCACTTTACCGCCATACGATCAGTTTATTGTCCTCGGACCCGATGACCCAGCACAGGTAGCCGCCAGAATTAAGCGGGAAACTGGACTATCGGCGGCCATTGTCGATGTCAACGACTTGAAAGCAGTTAAAATATTAGCAGCAACCCCCGATATTTCCCCAGCATTGCTAGAGCAGTCCTTGCGGAGTAACCCTGCCGGGAACGCCGACGAGCAAACGCCGGTAGTGCTGATTAGACCAATGTAA
- a CDS encoding GNAT family N-acetyltransferase yields the protein MTSPLPENISQRWPNLTIRPMQSGDLEAVAKLLATGIEVQGPSIRSEKTAIDIREQFPQLRRFYWLLKFLSWFPNPWEHLLCVYVAESAGEIKGLIQIAPFNRAHSTWRVERVILDPTAELLGLGSALVRSCLETIRSARMWLLEVNVNDRDGLALYRHNGFQPLAHLTYWALSPDVLVKQAMREPDLPNLLPVSNADAFSLCHLDTAAMPPLVRQVFDRHIHDFQTSLMRSLLEGIFDSLSQTEVVSGYVFEPQRQAAIGYFQMRLCRNGAFAHNAQLTVHPAYTWLYPELLSQMARIAQDFPPAPLHLASADYQPEREEYLEQIGAEPTERTMLMSRSVWHKLRESKSALETLQLSEMLPGFQPSRKPVPSRISWLGPNPLTPLPKSGQVPDGNPELKERPTEDPSQFQGEPPSDSYPQNGHSC from the coding sequence ATGACTTCACCCCTGCCCGAAAATATTTCCCAGAGATGGCCGAATCTCACCATCCGCCCTATGCAATCCGGAGACCTCGAAGCGGTGGCGAAGCTGCTGGCGACGGGTATAGAAGTGCAAGGACCGAGCATCCGAAGCGAGAAAACAGCCATCGATATTAGAGAACAATTCCCCCAGCTCCGACGATTCTACTGGCTCTTAAAATTTCTCAGTTGGTTCCCCAATCCGTGGGAACACCTGTTATGTGTTTATGTGGCTGAAAGTGCTGGGGAAATCAAAGGGCTGATTCAAATTGCCCCATTTAACCGCGCCCACAGTACCTGGCGGGTAGAGCGTGTCATTCTTGACCCCACCGCTGAGCTTCTGGGCCTGGGCTCTGCTTTGGTCCGCTCCTGCCTGGAAACCATCCGATCGGCCAGGATGTGGTTACTGGAAGTGAATGTGAACGATCGCGACGGTTTGGCACTCTACCGTCATAACGGTTTTCAGCCTCTGGCTCACCTGACATATTGGGCTTTATCCCCCGATGTGTTGGTGAAACAGGCGATGCGAGAACCAGATTTGCCCAACCTGCTCCCAGTGAGCAATGCGGATGCTTTCAGCCTCTGCCATCTGGACACCGCCGCGATGCCACCTTTAGTCCGCCAAGTATTCGATCGCCATATCCATGATTTTCAAACTAGCCTGATGCGATCGCTCCTGGAAGGGATTTTTGATTCCCTCAGCCAAACTGAGGTAGTGAGCGGCTACGTCTTTGAACCCCAACGCCAAGCGGCGATCGGTTACTTTCAAATGCGCCTCTGTCGCAATGGCGCTTTTGCCCACAACGCCCAGCTTACAGTTCACCCCGCCTACACCTGGCTCTACCCGGAATTGCTCTCTCAAATGGCCAGAATTGCTCAGGACTTTCCTCCCGCTCCCTTGCATCTGGCTTCCGCCGACTACCAACCAGAACGAGAAGAATATCTCGAGCAAATTGGAGCCGAGCCCACAGAACGCACGATGTTGATGTCTCGTTCCGTCTGGCACAAACTCCGGGAATCTAAATCTGCCCTGGAAACTCTCCAGCTCTCAGAAATGCTTCCTGGCTTTCAGCCCTCCCGCAAACCGGTGCCCAGTCGCATTTCCTGGCTTGGTCCTAACCCTCTCACCCCCTTGCCCAAGAGTGGGCAAGTCCCAGATGGCAACCCGGAGCTGAAAGAGCGTCCTACAGAAGACCCCAGCCAGTTCCAAGGCGAGCCCCCGTCGGACTCCTACCCCCAAAATGGTCATTCATGTTAA
- the ruvX gene encoding Holliday junction resolvase RuvX — protein MNQRISALGLDVGKKRIGVAGCDGMGLIASGLTTIDRQSFSQVVAALQELIQQRQVQVLVVGLPYSMDGSLGFQARQVQKFAGYLGPALGLPVEYVDERLTSFQAEELLKAERISPSRHKHLIDRKAAALILQQWLDSRRESPLPPAHP, from the coding sequence ATGAACCAGAGAATTTCTGCCCTAGGGTTGGATGTGGGCAAAAAGCGGATAGGTGTTGCGGGCTGTGATGGGATGGGTTTGATTGCCAGTGGTTTAACCACAATCGATCGCCAATCCTTCTCCCAGGTAGTGGCGGCTCTACAAGAGCTGATCCAACAGCGACAGGTGCAGGTCCTGGTAGTGGGATTGCCCTATTCTATGGATGGCAGCTTGGGTTTCCAGGCGCGACAAGTGCAGAAATTCGCGGGCTACCTCGGACCTGCCCTGGGTTTGCCCGTGGAATATGTGGACGAGCGCCTCACCTCTTTTCAGGCTGAGGAGCTGCTCAAAGCCGAGCGGATTTCTCCTTCTCGCCATAAGCATCTGATTGACCGCAAGGCGGCGGCTCTGATTTTGCAGCAGTGGTTGGACAGCCGCCGGGAGTCTCCCCTACCCCCCGCTCACCCCTAA
- a CDS encoding DUF3727 domain-containing protein, with product MSSLEYPQENGQEPAEIRILKDAEGRSLSCYIEHSFTINSQEYVLLMPVDSPVEIFAWPESEDDMEEPTPVEESEIDEIFEVAKAVLAEQNLTLKRTAIVLTVSGELPDFEELEPEEGEDELSEDSDYEELQLLASFYNEEQEYSIYTPLDPFFILARLNADGQPELLSNEELAEIEPMLPSIEGMIEERLFDGI from the coding sequence ATGTCTTCATTAGAATATCCCCAAGAAAACGGGCAAGAACCTGCCGAAATCCGCATTCTCAAGGATGCAGAAGGGCGTTCCCTTTCATGTTACATCGAGCATTCATTTACCATCAACAGCCAAGAGTACGTTTTGCTGATGCCGGTTGACTCCCCTGTGGAGATTTTTGCGTGGCCGGAGTCAGAAGACGATATGGAGGAACCAACCCCGGTAGAAGAATCGGAAATAGATGAGATTTTTGAGGTGGCCAAAGCAGTCCTCGCTGAGCAAAATCTCACCCTCAAACGCACGGCGATCGTCCTCACTGTCAGCGGCGAACTGCCAGATTTTGAAGAACTAGAACCGGAAGAAGGAGAAGATGAACTTTCAGAAGACTCCGATTATGAGGAGTTGCAGCTACTGGCCAGCTTCTACAATGAGGAGCAGGAGTATTCTATCTACACCCCTCTAGATCCGTTCTTTATTTTGGCTCGTCTGAATGCTGATGGCCAGCCGGAATTATTATCAAACGAAGAATTAGCGGAAATAGAACCGATGCTCCCTTCTATTGAGGGGATGATTGAGGAACGTCTATTTGATGGGATTTAG
- the mltG gene encoding endolytic transglycosylase MltG, protein MKLKTKPTRKVTIWPIIYGAIVVLGFAGVASWQAWAWWVWAISPPKPVFPDENANATPPPVNLVVKQGTSGNEIGTDLHQKRLIRSMTAWKLWTRLMSLKDRAGGFQAGTYEIDPNADMNQIATQIWSGKVKEVSFTIREGWTMKQMGDHFESLGFFSAQAFLDAAKQIPYDKYPWLPKKLPHLEGFLYPDTYVAIVDNLSPQAVIAQMLQHFEDQALPIYEQGKNQTKLNLLEWVTLASIVEREAVIAEERPIIAGVFARRLEEVIPLGSDPTVEYAFGITQTKERPLTYKEVSTPSPYNTYINFGLPPTPIGSPGLSSLKASLNPEKTEYLYFMSRYDGTHIFSRTLAEHEAAIRQVEAEIQQGR, encoded by the coding sequence ATGAAGCTGAAGACGAAACCCACGCGCAAGGTTACTATATGGCCTATTATATATGGGGCGATCGTCGTTTTAGGATTTGCTGGCGTCGCCTCCTGGCAAGCTTGGGCTTGGTGGGTATGGGCAATTTCTCCACCAAAACCGGTTTTCCCAGATGAAAATGCGAACGCCACGCCGCCGCCAGTGAATCTGGTGGTGAAACAGGGCACCTCGGGCAATGAAATCGGTACTGACCTGCATCAAAAACGCCTGATTCGCTCTATGACGGCTTGGAAGTTGTGGACGAGATTGATGTCTCTGAAAGACCGAGCTGGGGGTTTTCAAGCGGGGACTTATGAAATTGACCCCAACGCTGATATGAACCAAATTGCTACTCAAATTTGGTCGGGTAAGGTGAAGGAGGTCAGCTTCACGATTCGGGAAGGGTGGACAATGAAGCAGATGGGGGATCACTTCGAGTCCCTGGGCTTTTTTTCTGCGCAAGCATTTCTGGATGCGGCGAAGCAAATTCCCTATGATAAGTACCCTTGGCTGCCGAAAAAGTTGCCTCACTTAGAGGGATTTTTGTACCCGGATACCTATGTGGCGATCGTGGATAACCTCAGTCCCCAAGCGGTCATCGCCCAAATGCTGCAACACTTTGAAGACCAGGCTTTACCCATTTACGAGCAAGGTAAAAACCAAACCAAGCTCAACCTCCTGGAATGGGTGACTCTGGCTAGTATCGTGGAACGAGAAGCGGTCATCGCCGAGGAACGCCCGATCATTGCTGGTGTTTTTGCCCGCCGTCTTGAGGAGGTGATTCCTCTGGGCTCGGACCCTACGGTAGAATACGCTTTTGGTATTACTCAAACCAAGGAACGTCCCCTCACTTATAAGGAAGTCAGCACCCCCTCACCTTATAACACTTATATTAACTTTGGTTTGCCCCCGACTCCGATCGGCTCCCCGGGATTATCCAGTTTAAAAGCCTCTCTCAATCCGGAAAAAACCGAATATCTTTACTTTATGTCTCGCTATGATGGCACCCATATTTTCAGCCGCACTCTGGCGGAACACGAAGCCGCCATCCGACAGGTGGAAGCGGAAATCCAGCAAGGTCGGTAG
- a CDS encoding YqeG family HAD IIIA-type phosphatase — MSWNKLLEPDLLLGGSVLSLTPELLKQHHLKGLVLDVDETLVPLTENQVSEEVHQWVEEIRQVATLSLVSNNVIASRIAAIGESLDLPYIAGAAKPSRRRLRQAVTAMQLPVEQVAMVGDRLFTDVLAGNRMGMFTILVEPMVNPGDGFRRYGWRTVEVYLSQILGASLTPRQ, encoded by the coding sequence ATGTCTTGGAATAAACTGTTAGAGCCTGACTTACTTCTGGGAGGCTCGGTTTTGAGTCTAACACCAGAACTGCTCAAACAACACCACTTGAAAGGTTTAGTGCTGGATGTGGATGAAACTCTCGTACCTCTGACAGAAAATCAGGTTTCTGAGGAAGTTCACCAGTGGGTAGAAGAAATCCGACAAGTGGCTACTCTATCTCTGGTGAGTAATAACGTGATTGCCAGTCGCATTGCTGCTATTGGTGAATCTCTCGATTTACCATATATTGCGGGAGCCGCGAAACCTTCCCGCCGCCGGTTGCGCCAAGCAGTGACAGCGATGCAGTTACCAGTAGAACAAGTGGCGATGGTGGGCGATCGGCTCTTTACCGATGTCCTCGCAGGCAACCGCATGGGTATGTTTACCATTCTCGTCGAACCAATGGTTAATCCCGGCGATGGTTTCCGCCGCTATGGCTGGCGCACTGTGGAAGTTTACCTATCCCAAATCCTTGGCGCCTCCCTCACCCCCCGGCAATAA
- a CDS encoding cytochrome c biogenesis protein, with translation MSEKQELVFKADKWWSAPQQLGRKLLRFVGDLRLAILLLLAIALFSISGTIIEQGQTLEFYQTNYPEDPALFGFLTWKVLLFLGLNSVYHTWWFLALLIVFGSSLTACTFTHQWPALNAARTWKYYQQPRQFEKLALSAELNGEHLSEIATLLQKRRYRVFTETSETGGNILYARKGIIGKIGPILVHASMLVILGGAIWGSLNGFMAQELVPSGGNFTIQNIIDAGPFSQERIPKDWGVKVNRFWIEYTPEGDIDQFYSDLSVINKSGEEQKRETIHVNQPLRYQGITIYQTNWGIAAIRVRLNNSPIFQLPMAAIDTNGGGRIWGTWIPTKPDLSAGVSVIAKDLQGTVLIYGPDGKLITTAREGMATEVNGVNLSILDVVGSTGLQIKADPGIPWVYAGFAFLMLGVVWSYFSHSQIWALEKDGKLYVGGKTNRAQVSFERELIEILGQIPGA, from the coding sequence ATATCAGAGAAACAAGAGTTAGTATTTAAAGCAGATAAATGGTGGTCTGCCCCGCAACAGTTGGGACGGAAACTCCTGCGCTTCGTGGGAGATTTGCGCTTAGCAATTCTACTGTTATTGGCGATCGCCCTATTCAGCATCAGTGGCACCATCATAGAACAGGGACAAACCCTAGAATTCTACCAAACCAACTACCCCGAAGACCCCGCCCTCTTCGGCTTCCTCACCTGGAAAGTCCTCCTATTCTTAGGCTTAAACAGCGTTTATCACACCTGGTGGTTTCTCGCCCTCCTCATCGTCTTTGGTAGCAGCTTAACCGCCTGCACCTTTACCCACCAATGGCCCGCCCTCAACGCCGCTCGCACCTGGAAATACTACCAACAACCCCGACAATTTGAAAAACTCGCCCTCAGCGCCGAATTAAACGGCGAACACCTCAGCGAAATCGCCACCTTACTGCAAAAACGGCGTTACCGAGTCTTCACCGAAACTTCAGAAACCGGAGGTAACATCCTCTATGCTCGCAAAGGCATTATCGGCAAAATCGGCCCCATATTAGTTCACGCCAGCATGCTCGTCATTCTTGGCGGCGCCATTTGGGGGTCACTCAACGGCTTTATGGCCCAAGAATTAGTCCCCAGCGGCGGTAACTTCACCATCCAAAACATCATCGATGCCGGTCCCTTTTCCCAGGAGCGTATCCCCAAAGACTGGGGCGTAAAAGTAAATCGCTTCTGGATTGAATACACCCCCGAAGGCGACATCGACCAGTTTTACTCCGATTTATCCGTCATCAACAAAAGTGGGGAAGAACAAAAACGGGAAACCATCCACGTTAACCAACCCCTGCGCTACCAAGGTATCACCATCTACCAAACCAACTGGGGTATCGCCGCCATCCGAGTCCGCCTCAACAATAGTCCCATATTTCAATTGCCAATGGCCGCCATAGACACCAACGGCGGCGGACGCATTTGGGGCACCTGGATACCCACCAAACCCGATTTAAGCGCCGGAGTTTCTGTCATTGCCAAAGACTTACAAGGCACCGTATTAATTTACGGTCCCGACGGCAAATTAATCACCACTGCCCGCGAGGGAATGGCCACAGAAGTTAACGGCGTGAATCTAAGTATATTAGATGTGGTGGGCAGCACCGGACTACAAATCAAAGCCGACCCGGGCATCCCGTGGGTGTACGCGGGGTTTGCCTTCCTGATGTTGGGAGTAGTATGGAGCTACTTTTCTCACTCCCAGATTTGGGCATTGGAAAAAGACGGCAAACTCTATGTGGGCGGGAAGACTAACCGCGCCCAAGTCTCATTTGAGCGGGAATTGATAGAAATTTTGGGACAAATTCCTGGGGCTTAG
- the queF gene encoding preQ(1) synthase gives MSHTPTPDATLAAENPELKYGERVIQEGELITFPNPRPGRRYDIHITLPEFTCKCPFSGYPDFATIYVTYVPDDRVELELKALKLYINGYRDRYISHEESVNQILDDFVAACNPLEVTIKGDFNPRGNVHTVIEVRHSR, from the coding sequence ATGAGTCACACCCCAACCCCAGATGCAACACTAGCAGCAGAAAACCCGGAGCTGAAATATGGCGAGCGGGTGATTCAGGAGGGCGAGTTAATCACTTTTCCTAACCCCCGCCCCGGTCGGCGCTACGATATCCACATTACTTTGCCGGAGTTTACCTGCAAGTGTCCGTTTTCTGGTTATCCTGATTTTGCCACAATCTACGTGACTTACGTGCCTGACGATCGGGTGGAGCTGGAGCTGAAGGCCCTTAAGCTCTACATCAACGGCTACCGCGATCGCTACATCTCCCACGAAGAATCGGTTAACCAAATCCTCGATGACTTCGTTGCCGCCTGCAACCCCCTGGAAGTCACCATCAAAGGCGATTTCAACCCTCGCGGCAATGTCCACACCGTGATTGAGGTCCGCCACTCTCGATGA
- a CDS encoding aldo/keto reductase translates to MNLPESSRLQLTPDLNICRILNGMWQVSGAHGNINPQRAIQSMFSYFDAGFTTWDLADHYGPAEDFIGEFRRQLATTREPDVLSQVQAFTKWVPRPGKMTKKLVEENIDISRRRMGVECLDMLQFHWWIYKDKNYLDALKYMAELQAEGKIKHLALTNFDTEHLQEILDNGIKIVSNQVQFSLVDRRPLVKMSQFCTENGIKLFAYGTLGGGLLSERYYQQPEPGFGQLNTASLRKYKNMVAAWGGWDLLQELLGVLKQIAQKHQVSIANVAVRYILDQPAVAGVIVGTRLGVSEHIEETARVFGFQLDREDEERLNGVLAKSGDLYRTIGDCGDEYRR, encoded by the coding sequence ATGAATCTACCCGAATCAAGCCGACTACAACTGACCCCAGATTTGAATATTTGCCGGATTTTAAATGGGATGTGGCAGGTATCCGGTGCCCACGGGAATATCAACCCCCAGCGCGCAATTCAAAGTATGTTTAGTTACTTTGATGCCGGTTTCACCACTTGGGATTTAGCCGACCACTATGGACCGGCGGAAGACTTCATCGGCGAATTCCGGCGCCAACTGGCAACCACCAGGGAACCAGATGTATTGTCACAGGTACAAGCATTTACCAAATGGGTGCCGCGACCGGGTAAAATGACCAAAAAACTGGTAGAAGAAAATATCGATATCTCCCGCCGCCGCATGGGAGTGGAATGTTTGGATATGCTCCAGTTTCATTGGTGGATTTATAAAGATAAAAATTACCTGGATGCCCTGAAGTATATGGCAGAACTCCAGGCGGAGGGGAAAATTAAGCATCTAGCTTTGACTAATTTTGACACGGAACACCTGCAAGAGATTCTCGACAATGGGATTAAAATTGTGTCTAATCAGGTGCAGTTTTCCCTAGTCGATCGGCGTCCCTTAGTGAAGATGAGCCAGTTTTGCACCGAAAACGGCATTAAATTATTTGCTTACGGGACTCTGGGCGGTGGATTGCTATCGGAGCGATACTACCAGCAACCAGAACCCGGATTTGGACAGCTCAACACCGCTTCTCTGCGAAAATACAAAAATATGGTAGCCGCTTGGGGGGGATGGGACCTCCTGCAAGAGCTGCTCGGGGTGTTGAAACAAATTGCCCAGAAACACCAAGTCAGTATCGCTAATGTGGCAGTGCGGTATATTCTAGACCAACCCGCTGTCGCTGGGGTGATTGTGGGCACTCGCTTGGGGGTATCGGAACATATAGAAGAAACCGCCCGAGTCTTTGGTTTTCAGCTCGATCGGGAAGACGAGGAGCGGCTGAATGGGGTTTTAGCAAAATCTGGGGACTTGTATCGGACGATCGGCGACTGCGGCGACGAATATCGCCGGTAG
- a CDS encoding ATP-binding protein yields the protein MIVTDTKGIINQNNPACFDLFGYESSELIDKPISMLFDNSGPADIRINMEKFLELEEDIEINCITKRGEEVCISFSCSLIDASSEPKNFVWIGRDITQRKRYEQALYNLTENLEKIVEERTGQLQQTARKLEAEIAERLQAMEDLQLSEAREREKANQLEAAIAQLQRTQAQLVQSEKMVSLGNLVAGVAHEINNPVNFIYGNITHATDYANDLLELMKIYQKCYPHPLPAIEEALEEIDAEFLIEDFPKVLHSMKMGAERIRDIVKSLRNFSRLDEADLKQVNIHEGIDSTLLILHNRLKAKSRRPDIEVVKNYGAMPPVMCYPGQLNQVFMNVIGNAIDALDEVSSGTKTGEQFEPKIWIETEVMGSQRIGIKIRDNGPGIKPEALSRLFDPFYTTKPPGKGTGLGLSICYQIVVERHGGSLHCSSCPGAGAEFTIEIPICAQIEPG from the coding sequence TTGATAGTAACAGATACAAAAGGAATCATAAACCAAAATAATCCGGCTTGCTTCGATTTATTTGGCTATGAATCATCAGAATTGATAGACAAACCTATTTCTATGTTGTTTGACAATTCGGGGCCTGCGGATATTCGCATCAATATGGAAAAATTTTTAGAGTTAGAAGAAGACATCGAGATTAACTGTATAACGAAAAGGGGAGAAGAAGTTTGCATATCTTTTTCTTGCTCGTTAATTGATGCTAGCTCAGAACCGAAAAATTTTGTTTGGATTGGGCGGGATATTACCCAGCGGAAGCGCTATGAACAAGCCTTGTACAATCTAACGGAGAATTTAGAAAAAATAGTAGAAGAGCGCACGGGGCAATTACAGCAGACAGCGCGGAAACTGGAAGCAGAAATAGCGGAAAGATTGCAGGCGATGGAAGATTTGCAGCTTTCCGAAGCTAGGGAGCGGGAAAAAGCCAACCAATTAGAAGCGGCGATCGCGCAACTGCAGCGGACCCAAGCGCAGCTAGTGCAGAGTGAAAAAATGGTATCGTTGGGGAATCTGGTGGCGGGGGTAGCCCATGAAATTAATAATCCGGTAAATTTTATTTATGGCAACATCACTCACGCCACGGATTATGCCAATGACTTACTGGAGTTGATGAAAATTTACCAAAAATGTTATCCCCATCCCTTGCCAGCAATTGAGGAGGCTTTAGAAGAGATAGATGCAGAATTCCTGATTGAAGATTTTCCCAAAGTGTTGCATTCTATGAAAATGGGGGCGGAGCGAATTCGTGATATTGTCAAATCTTTGCGCAATTTTTCCCGGCTGGATGAAGCGGATTTAAAACAAGTAAATATCCATGAAGGAATTGATAGCACCTTGCTGATTTTACACAATCGCTTGAAAGCGAAATCGAGGCGCCCGGATATTGAAGTGGTGAAAAATTACGGTGCCATGCCGCCAGTGATGTGTTATCCGGGACAGTTGAATCAGGTGTTTATGAATGTGATTGGCAATGCGATCGATGCTTTAGATGAAGTGAGCAGTGGGACCAAGACAGGGGAGCAATTTGAGCCGAAAATTTGGATTGAGACGGAGGTAATGGGTAGCCAGCGCATCGGGATTAAAATCAGGGATAATGGCCCAGGGATTAAGCCAGAGGCGCTTTCCCGGTTATTTGACCCTTTTTATACCACCAAGCCCCCTGGAAAAGGCACCGGGTTGGGATTATCAATTTGCTATCAAATTGTGGTAGAGCGACACGGCGGTAGCTTGCACTGTAGCTCTTGTCCCGGGGCTGGCGCTGAGTTTACCATAGAAATCCCCATCTGCGCTCAGATAGAACCGGGATGA